From a region of the Mercurialis annua linkage group LG1-X, ddMerAnnu1.2, whole genome shotgun sequence genome:
- the LOC126657770 gene encoding tubby-like F-box protein 8: MSFRSIVRDVRDGFGSLSRRSFDLRLSGHHRGKSHSSVGELNDQHVIIQNSRWASLPPELLRDVIKRLEASESTWPARKHVVACAAVCRSWREMCKEIVTSPELSGKITFPVSLKQPGPRDGTVQCFIKRDKSNLTYHLFLCLSPTLLVENGKFLLSAKRTRRTTCTEYVISMDADNISRSSNTYIGKLRSNFLGTKFIIYDTQPPYNNAQLSPPGRSRRFYSKKVSPKVPTGSYNIAQVTYELNVLGTRGPRRMHCTMHSIPASSLDPGGFVPGQPELLPRSLEDSFRSISFSKSIDNSTEFSSARFSDIVGSRDEEDEGKERPLILRNKAPRWHEQLQCWCLNFRGRVTVASVKNFQLIAATQPAAGAPTPSQPPQSDHDKIILQFGKVGKDMFTMDYRYPLSAFQAFAICLSSFDTKLACE, encoded by the exons ATGTCTTTCCGCAGTATAGTTCGCGATGTGAGAGATGGCTTTGGGAGTCTATCCAGGAGGAGTTTCGATCTGAGGCTGTCAGGTCATCACAGAGGGAAATCTCATAGCTCAGTTGGCGAGTTGAATGACCAACATGTGATTATTCAGAATAGTCGTTGGGCTAGCCTCCCACCTGAGTTACTCCGTGATGTGATAAAGAGATTGGAAGCGAGTGAGAGTACTTGGCCTGCTCGGAAGCATGTTGTTGCCTGTGCTGCTGTATGTCGATCATGGAGAGAAATGTGTAAAGAAATTGTAACTAGTCCTGAATTGTCCGGGAAGATAACCTTTCCAGTTTCACTGAAGCAG CCAGGTCCAAGGGATGGGACTGTTCAGTGCTTTATTAAGAGGGACAAATCTAACTTAACATATCATCTGTTCCTTTGCCTTAGCCCTA CGCTGCTAGTTGAAAATGGAAAGTTTCTACTATCTGCAAAGCGCACGCGGAGAACTACTTGCACTGAGTATGTAATCTCCATGGATGCTGATAATATATCAAGATCAAGTAACACTTATATTGGAAAACTCAG GTCCAATTTTCTAGGGACaaagtttataatttatgaTACGCAGCCTCCTTACAACAATGCTCAGCTTTCCCCACCTGGCCGAAGTAGAAGATTCTACTCTAAAAAAGTTTCTCCAAAGGTCCCCACTGGCAGTTACAACATTGCTCAGGTTACATATGAGCTGAATGTTCTGGGCACCAGGGGTCCGCGCAGGATGCACTGCACTATGCACTCAATCCCCGCCTCATCCCTTGACCCCGGTGGTTTTGTGCCGGGCCAGCCTGAGCTCCTACCTCGCTCTCTTGAAGATTCATTTAGGAGCATTTCTTTCTCAAAATCAATCGACAATTCAACGGAGTTTAGCAGTGCTCGGTTCTCAGACATTGTGGGATCTCGAGATGAGGAAGACGAAGGAAAAGAGAGACCTCTAATTCTTAGGAATAAAGCACCAAGATGGCACGAACAGTTACAATGTTGGTGCCTAAATTTTCGAGGAAGAGTAACAGTTGCGTCTGTCAAGAATTTCCAACTGATTGCTGCCACGCAACCTGCAGCTGGTGCACCAACACCATCACAGCCTCCGCAGTCTGATCACGACAAGATAATTCTGCAGTTTGGCAAAGTCGGAAAAGACATGTTTACCATGGATTACCGATATCCGTTGTCTGCATTTCAAGCATTTGCTATCTGCTTGAGCAGCTTTGACACTAAATTGGCATGTGAATAG
- the LOC126679428 gene encoding WAT1-related protein At1g43650 — protein sequence MKNNLLHYGSALNNYKPYIAMLLTQLVYAGMALFSKAAISKGMNPFVFVVYRQAFAFVALAPLALFLDRKKAPPLSNKLLCKIFVVSLCGLTLSLNLYYIAINYTTATFAAATTNTIPAITFLMAVLFRMEFVSIKHKHGIAKVLGSVIGVSGALVFAFVKGPALKFMAWYQPNSDHHNQESSIKGCCSRDWIKGSLLMITANILWSLWLVLQGPIVKEYPSKLRLTALQCFFCCIQSAVWAIAVERNPTAWKLGWDVHLLAVAYCGIIVTGICYWVQVWTIEKKGPVFTSMFTPLALIITAIFSAFFWRETLHWGSVGGAILMVGGLYGVLWGKNNEEGRNVKIEEPLNKEESITLECITHQ from the exons ATGAAAAACAATCTACTTCACTATGGCAGTGCACTGAACAACTATAAGCCTTACATTGCGATGCTGCTAACACAGTTAGTCTATGCAGGCATGGCTTTGTTCTCCAAAGCTGCCATTTCTAAAGGAATGAACCCTTTCGTTTTCGTCGTATATCGACAAGCTTTTGCATTCGTCGCATTAGCTCCGCTCGCTCTTTTTCTTGATAg AAAGAAGGCACCTCCTTTGTCAAATAAATTACTCTGCAAAATCTTTGTTGTTTCCTTGTGTGG ACTTACTCTGAGTTTGAATCTCTACTATATTGCAATCAACTACACAACTGCAACATTTGCTGCTGCCACCACTAATACTATTCCTGCCATAACCTTTCTAATGGCAGTCTTGTTcag GATGGAATTTGTTTCCATAAAACATAAGCATGGAATTGCCAAGGTTTTAGGCTCAGTTATAGGTGTTTCAGGTGCATTAGTATTTGCATTTGTAAAGGGTCCTGCACTGAAGTTCATGGCATGGTATCAACCCAATTCTGATCATCATAATCAAGAATCATCAATTAAGGGATGCTGCTCTAGAGATTGGATTAAAGGCTCTCTTCTCATGATCACAGCTAATATTCTTTGGTCTCTATGGTTGGTTTTGCAG GGTCCAATTGTGAAGGAGTATCCATCAAAACTACGGCTTACAGCTCTACAATGCTTCTTTTGCTGCATACAATCTGCGGTTTGGGCAATTGCAGTTGAGAGAAATCCAACGGCTTGGAAGCTTGGATGGGATGTTCATCTTCTTGCTGTTGCCTATTGC GGGATAATTGTGACAGGAATTTGTTACTGGGTGCAAGTTTGGACAATAGAGAAGAAAGGCCCAGTTTTTACTTCAATGTTTACTCCATTAGCCCTCATAATTACTGCCATTTTCTCTGCTTTCTTCTGGAGAGAAACCCTTCACTGGGGAAG TGTTGGTGGGGCAATTTTGATGGTGGGTGGGCTTTATGGTGTATTATGGGGCAAGAACAATGAAGAAGGAAGAAATGTAAAAATTGAAGAACCTCTTAATAAAGAAGAAAGTATAACATTGGAGTGCATTACACATCAGTAA